In one window of Paenibacillus thermoaerophilus DNA:
- the ahrC gene encoding transcriptional regulator AhrC/ArgR, with protein sequence MKGKRHMKIRELVARGEIETQEELVEALAEAGIAATQATVSRDIKELQLVKVPLPDGRYKYALPADPKFNPHQKLKRALMDNFVHIDHTDNLVVLKCLPGTANAIGMLLDNSQWPEIMGTICGDDTILIICRTKKQSSQTVQNILELIQ encoded by the coding sequence TTGAAAGGCAAACGCCACATGAAAATTCGGGAATTGGTCGCCCGGGGCGAGATCGAGACGCAGGAAGAGCTCGTCGAAGCTTTGGCCGAAGCGGGAATCGCCGCTACCCAAGCCACCGTCTCGCGCGACATCAAGGAGCTGCAGCTTGTCAAGGTTCCGCTTCCCGACGGCCGATACAAATACGCGCTGCCCGCCGATCCGAAGTTCAACCCGCACCAGAAGCTCAAGCGGGCGCTTATGGACAATTTCGTCCATATCGACCATACGGACAATTTGGTCGTATTAAAGTGTCTGCCCGGAACTGCAAACGCTATCGGCATGCTGCTGGACAACTCGCAATGGCCCGAGATTATGGGCACGATCTGCGGGGACGATACGATCCTGATTATTTGCCGCACCAAAAAACAGAGCAGTCAAACCGTGCAGAACATCCTGGAATTGATTCAATGA
- the recN gene encoding DNA repair protein RecN gives MLTELYIRNLAVIEEVRISFHNGFHVLTGETGAGKSIVIDALGLVAGNRASADLVRYGSDKAEIEAAFDLTPGHPARDVCAKLGIGGEEGELLIIRREVSSTGKSTCRINGQLVNQSMLRQVGECLINIHGQHEPQSLMQPETHLHWLDEFAGEPVAKALAETEALFENYQKLLKERRELEQSSKQSLQMLDLYRFQAEEIDSASLKVGEDEALMEEKRKLGNAEKLSQSVNEAYEALYASNKGLTAINKAATRLAEAANYDPAPLKPILEQVQSAYYQLEDAAFQLRDYRDRIEFNPDRLAQIEERLDLIYTLRRKYGDTVQDILAHGARIKRELEMIENKDEVLAKLNRETEAAARKLAEAAERLSELRREAADKLARAIEKELQDLHMERTRFEVHLSRQKHPDGILAKDGIEYVCTKRGFDQAEFLISANPGEPLKPLSRIASGGEMSRIMLAMKSIFARLDRIPVLVFDEVDTGISGRAAQAVAEKMSTLAQDCQVFAITHLPQVACMADTQYEIRKNLQDGRTYTEVEELDWDGRVRELARMLGGVEVTETTSEHAQEMLAMAIRRKSAK, from the coding sequence ATGCTTACGGAGTTGTACATACGCAACCTGGCGGTTATCGAAGAGGTCCGAATCTCTTTCCATAACGGCTTTCACGTGCTGACGGGGGAGACGGGAGCCGGCAAATCGATCGTGATCGACGCGCTCGGACTCGTAGCGGGCAATCGCGCCTCGGCCGATCTTGTCCGCTACGGAAGCGACAAAGCGGAGATCGAAGCGGCGTTCGATCTGACGCCCGGCCATCCGGCGCGAGACGTATGCGCCAAGCTCGGGATTGGCGGAGAGGAAGGCGAGCTGCTGATCATCCGCCGGGAAGTGTCGTCCACGGGCAAGAGCACTTGCCGGATCAACGGGCAATTGGTGAACCAATCGATGCTGAGGCAGGTCGGCGAATGCCTGATCAACATCCACGGTCAGCACGAGCCGCAGTCGCTCATGCAGCCGGAGACGCATCTGCACTGGCTGGACGAGTTCGCCGGGGAGCCCGTCGCCAAAGCGCTGGCGGAGACGGAAGCGTTGTTCGAGAACTACCAGAAGCTGCTGAAGGAGCGGCGGGAGCTGGAACAATCGAGTAAGCAAAGCCTTCAGATGCTCGACCTGTACCGCTTTCAGGCGGAGGAGATCGATTCGGCTTCCCTCAAGGTCGGCGAGGACGAAGCGCTAATGGAGGAAAAGCGCAAGCTGGGCAACGCGGAGAAGCTGTCCCAGAGCGTCAACGAGGCGTACGAAGCTCTGTACGCTTCCAATAAAGGGTTAACCGCGATCAACAAAGCGGCCACCCGTCTCGCGGAAGCCGCGAATTACGATCCGGCACCGCTCAAGCCGATTCTGGAGCAGGTTCAATCCGCTTATTACCAGCTAGAAGACGCGGCCTTCCAATTGCGGGATTACCGGGACCGGATCGAATTTAATCCGGATCGGCTGGCGCAGATCGAAGAACGGTTGGATTTGATCTATACGCTGCGGCGCAAATACGGAGATACCGTCCAGGACATTCTCGCGCACGGCGCCCGCATCAAACGCGAACTCGAAATGATCGAGAACAAAGATGAAGTGCTCGCCAAGCTGAACCGGGAAACCGAGGCCGCGGCGCGCAAGCTGGCGGAAGCGGCGGAACGGTTAAGCGAATTGCGCCGGGAAGCGGCGGACAAGCTGGCCAGAGCGATCGAGAAGGAACTGCAGGACCTTCATATGGAGCGCACACGGTTCGAAGTTCATCTCAGCCGGCAGAAGCATCCGGACGGCATTCTGGCGAAGGACGGCATTGAGTACGTCTGCACGAAACGCGGCTTCGATCAGGCGGAGTTCCTGATCTCCGCCAACCCGGGCGAACCGCTGAAGCCGCTCAGCCGGATCGCGTCCGGCGGCGAGATGTCGCGGATCATGCTGGCGATGAAATCGATCTTCGCCCGGCTGGACCGCATCCCCGTGCTCGTCTTCGACGAGGTCGACACGGGCATCAGCGGGCGCGCCGCGCAGGCGGTCGCCGAGAAAATGTCCACGCTGGCCCAAGACTGCCAGGTGTTCGCCATCACGCATTTGCCGCAGGTCGCCTGCATGGCGGACACGCAATACGAAATCCGCAAAAATCTTCAGGACGGCCGCACCTACACCGAAGTGGAAGAACTGGATTGGGATGGGCGCGTCCGGGAGCTGGCGCGTATGCTTGGCGGCGTAGAAGTGACGGAGACGACGTCCGAGCACGCTCAGGAGATGCTGGCGATGGCTATTCGCCGCAAATCGGCGAAATAA
- the spoIVB gene encoding SpoIVB peptidase yields MACATPSFQSYASLPDELRLFTGQNRDLSLAMPVHARVTVDHPEIVQVNGESRHSFDLNLKNPITLKSASIGQADMQLKLFGKIPLKTVRVNVVPDLKVIPGGQTIGVKMKSAGILVVGHHLVTTADHQKVSPGEQAKIQLGDLIVKINGDDIRDVAKVAPYVNEAGKEGKPLKLTITRNGSTREVELKPMFDVNDQSYRIGLYIRDSAAGVGTLTFYAPDQGVYGALGHVITDMDTQTPIVVGGGEIVHSNVTSIAKSQNGEPGEKRAHLLNEGKVLGNIEKNTPFGIFGKMTDMPEHGLNREAIPVAFAEEVKEGPAEIMTVIDGQKVEKFAIEIVHVTRQDVPATKGMVIRITDSRLIEKTGGIVQGMSGSPILQNGKLVGAVTHVLVNDPTSGYGCYIEWMLRDAGIVLEPTAIQPQAS; encoded by the coding sequence ATGGCGTGCGCAACCCCCTCCTTCCAGTCGTACGCGAGTCTGCCCGACGAACTGCGGCTGTTTACGGGACAGAATCGGGATTTGTCGCTGGCGATGCCCGTCCACGCGAGGGTAACGGTCGATCATCCGGAGATCGTGCAGGTCAACGGGGAGTCGAGGCATTCGTTCGATTTGAACCTGAAGAATCCCATCACCCTGAAATCCGCTTCGATCGGGCAAGCCGATATGCAATTGAAGCTGTTCGGCAAAATCCCGCTGAAGACGGTTCGCGTCAACGTTGTGCCCGATCTGAAGGTGATTCCCGGCGGCCAAACGATCGGCGTCAAGATGAAATCGGCTGGAATTCTGGTCGTCGGCCACCATCTCGTGACAACGGCCGATCATCAAAAAGTGTCCCCAGGCGAACAGGCTAAAATTCAGTTGGGGGATCTGATCGTCAAAATTAACGGGGACGACATCCGCGACGTGGCGAAAGTGGCGCCTTACGTGAATGAAGCGGGGAAAGAGGGCAAACCGCTGAAACTGACGATCACGCGCAACGGCAGCACCCGGGAAGTCGAATTAAAGCCGATGTTCGACGTAAACGACCAATCGTACAGGATCGGTCTGTATATACGCGATTCGGCAGCGGGCGTAGGCACATTAACGTTTTATGCCCCCGATCAAGGCGTATACGGCGCGCTCGGCCACGTTATCACGGATATGGATACCCAGACGCCGATCGTCGTCGGCGGCGGCGAGATTGTGCACAGCAACGTCACGTCGATCGCCAAGAGTCAGAACGGCGAGCCCGGTGAGAAGCGAGCGCATCTGCTGAACGAAGGCAAAGTGCTGGGCAACATCGAGAAAAATACGCCGTTCGGCATTTTCGGCAAGATGACGGATATGCCGGAGCACGGTTTGAACAGGGAGGCTATTCCCGTCGCATTTGCGGAGGAAGTGAAGGAAGGGCCGGCGGAGATAATGACGGTCATCGACGGCCAGAAGGTCGAGAAGTTCGCGATTGAAATCGTACATGTTACCCGCCAGGACGTTCCGGCCACCAAAGGCATGGTGATTCGAATCACCGATTCCCGGTTGATCGAGAAGACGGGCGGAATCGTGCAAGGCATGAGCGGCAGCCCGATCTTGCAGAACGGCAAGCTGGTCGGCGCCGTCACCCACGTGCTGGTGAAC